One Equus caballus isolate H_3958 breed thoroughbred chromosome 8, TB-T2T, whole genome shotgun sequence genomic window, TTTTAGGCCTGGACTATATTGATGATATTCATTTGGCAAATCCTAACATGTAGAACTGCACCCTCTCCGTAAGGAAGGGACAGAGGACTGAAAAGATGCGTGATTTATTTGTTAATCGAATAAGCGTCGGGGAGATTGTTTTTCTGAGCAGAGATGTAAGAAgtgcttatattttctttgttacgTTTGCAAATGAAAGTATTTAGCTGGAACTTCCTACATGAAATAAATGCCCATTGATTTGAGAGGTTCTATAGGATTACATTAAATCTGTAATGTCGCCATGCTGCGTAAAGATGATAAATCTCCGTGGTTGGAGCCCACGAGAGTCACAGCGGCCGGCTCCCCTGTCAGGTGCTGACGTGAGTTTGAAAGGTTACAGATTAGTTTAGCAATGTTAAGTGAACTGGCAAAGGCATCTCTAATTTTGCTGGAAATGAGGAAGCCCGATGGCAGGGGGAATCCTAATGAGCCCATCGAAAGCTGGCTTTGTACCCAACAGACAGGGTGGCTGTGGATTGTATGAAAATATTGGAAATCAATGGCTTCTATGGAATTTCATTAAGAAGCAGTATCCACAATTGATAGAACCTCATAATTTGATGGATTGTGCTAAGAAAATGATTAGCTAGCTAGAAGGAGTCGTAGAATACACACGCCGGGACGTCAGAAATGTTGAAGTGGGGTAATttgtacaaaataaaaaatattgattttactTATGTGCAAAATTTTGAAATGGAGGGCGGGTTGTGTGGTGACCCGCTGGCTGATGTAATCTCTTGATtttcccagccgtcccgggggAAGGCGCCGATGAAGGTGACAGTGGGAACGAGGGCAGAAGTGGAAGCGAAGAAACCAACGTTTGTGAGAAATGCTGTGCGGAATTCTTCAAGTGGACGGACTTCCTTGAGCACAAGAAGAGCTGCCCTAAGAACCCGCTGGTCTTGATCGTGAGTGAAGATGAGCCAGCACCACCCTCTGAAGAGTTTCCAGAACCTTCTCCGGCCAGCTCTCCCAGTGACCAGACGGAGAGTGAGGCTGCTGAGGAGGCGGCCCCCCAAGAGAACAGTGAGGGCGTTGACGTGAGGGccccagagaaggaggaagagcccATGGAAGCAGAACCCTCTGGAGACAAAAgcttccacagcccaggtccCTCGCACACGGGCAAGCCGCCGCTACCTCAGATCCCCGAAGTGGCACCCGTGGCCGCGTACAGCATGCCAAACACGAACGTGACGTTAGAGACCCTCCTGAGCACGAAGGTGGCCGTTGCACAGTTCTCCCAGAATGCGAGGGCTGCAGGCAGCGTGGGATCCAGCAGCGGGGTGGCCGCGGTGGCCATCCCCATGATCCTGGAGCAGCTGATggccctgcagcagcagcagatcCACCAACTGCAGCTGATCGAGCAGATCCGCAGCCAGGTGGCCATGATGAACCGCCAGCCCCTGAGGCCACCGCTGAACCCTGGGGCAGCCTCGGGGGCTCAGAATGCCCCAGTGCCAGCCTCCAGCCAGCTCCAAGGGCTGGCTACCCATTCAGCCCTGCAGCTCGCTGCCGGGGCCCCCTCTGTCCCCACggcgccaggccctgctgcccAGCCAGTGGCTTATGAGGGCCCCCAGCACCTGTCGCAGCCGGCATCTGGAACAAGCACCCCACACATGCCCGGCGGGGGCCCCTCCATCCCTGAGTCCAGCGGGCCAGCATCCTCCAGCACAGCCCCGGCCTCCACCGCCCCAGCCTCGGTGGCCGGTGCCTCCAGCAGCTCCTCTCAGCCGCAGAATGCTTCCACGCCCCCTGCCCTGGGGCCTGGACCGCTGCTCAGCTCAGCCCCCAGCCTGCCAAACCCACTTCTACCTCAGACCACCGCCAGCAGCGTCATCTTCCCCAACCCGCTGGTCAGCATCGCGGCCACAGCCAACGCGCTGGACCCCCTGTCGGCCCTCATGAAGCACCGCAAGGGCAAGCCCCCGAACGTGTCGGTGTTCGAGCCCAAGGCCAGTGCTGAGGACCCCTTCTTTAAGCACAAGTGCAGGTTCTGTGCCAAGGTATTTGGGAGCGACAGCGCCCTGCAGATCCACCTGCGCTCCCACACGGGCGAGAGGCCCTTCAAGTGCAACATCTGTGGAAACCGCTTCTCCACAAAGGGCAACCTGAAGGTCCACTTCCAGAGGCACAAGGAGAAGTACCCCCACATCCAGATGAACCCCTACCCCGTCCCGGAGTACCTGGACAACGTGCCCACCTGCTCCGGAATCCCCTACGGGATGTCTCTGCCTCCAGAGAAACCGGTGACCACCTGGCTGGACAGCAAGCCCGTGCTGCCCACCGTGCCCACGTCGGTCGGGCTGCAGCTCCCGCCCACCATCCCTGGCGTCAGCAACTACGCCGACTCCCCCAGCCTCACCCCTGCAAGCCGCTCCCCGCAACGGCCCTCCCCTGCGTCAAGCGAATGCACCTCTTTGTCCCCCGGCCTCAACAGCTCGGAGCCGGGCGTCCCAGTGACTGCAGAGTCCCCACAGCCAGTGCTCGGTGGGTCTTCTCTGACCAAAATCGAGCCCATGAGCCTGCCTTGCGCAAATGCCAGGGCAGGGGACGTCCCCGCCAGCGGGCAGGTGTCCACCGCATCCACCTCGGCCACCACTGCCCTCACGGACAGCAGCATCTCCACAGGCCTCTGCAGCCCGGTCCTTCCTGCCACCTCTGACCAGTTCAAGGCAAAGTTTCCCTTCGGAGGGCTGCTTGACTCTATGCAGACATCAGAGACCTCCAAGCTGCAGCAGCTGGTGGAGAACATCGACAAGAAGATGACCGACCCCAACCAGTGCGTCATCTGCCACCGCGTGCTGAGCTGTCAGAGCGCCCTGAAGATGCACTACAGGACGCACACGGGGGAGAGGCCCTTCAAGTGCAAGATCTGTGGGCGCGCCTTCACCACCAAGGGGAACCTGAAGACGCACTTCGGGGTGCACCGCGCCAAGCCACCCCTGCGCGTGCAGCACTCCTGCCCCATCTGCCAGAAGAAGTTCACCAATGCCGTGGTCCTCCAACAGCACATCCGCATGCACATGGGGGGGCAGATCCCAAACACACCGCTGCCCGAAGGCTTCCAGGATGCCATGGACGCCGAGCTCCCTTACGATGAGAAGGCCGCGGAAGCCCTGAGCGGCTACGACGATGACATGGACGAGAATTCCATGGAGGAGGATGTTGAGCTGAAGGACGCAGCCGGCGACCCATCCAAGCCTCTCCCATCCTTCTCGGGCTCCTGTCCGCCCTCCCCGCCGTCTGTCATTTCCAGCATCGCAGCCCTGGAGAACCAGATGAAAATGATCGACTCTGTCATGAGCTGTCCACAGCTGACCACCTTGAAGTCCATGGAAAACGGGTCTGGGGAGAGTGACCACCTGAGCAATGACTCCTCGTCCGCCGTGGGCGACCTGGAGAGCCGGAGTGCGGGCAGTCCGGCCCTGTCCGAGTCGTCATCCTCCATGCAGGCCCTGTCGCCGGTGAACAGCAACAGCGAGAGCTTGCAGTCCAAGTCCCCGGGCCTCAGCAACCAGGAGGAGCCCCAGGAGATCCCGCTAAAGACCGAAAGGCCAGACagtccgccccccgcccccgaaAACGGAGGCGCCCTGGACCTGACGGCTGCCCACCCTGGCCGGCCGGCCGTCAAGGAGGAGGCCCCATTTAGCCTGCTGTTCCTGAGCAGAGAACGGGGTAAGTGTGACAGTGCTGTGTGTCGTGTCTGTGCCAAGCCTTTTGCTTGCAGGAGCGCGTTGGAAATCCACCACCGCAGCCACACTAAGGAGCGTCCGTTTGTCTGTGCGGTCTGCAGGCGCGGGTGCTCCACTATGGGTAATTTAAAGCAGCACTTGCTGACCCACAAGTTGAAAGAGCTGCCTTCTCAGTTACTTGACCCCAACTTTGCTCTAGGTCCCAGCCAGAGCACCCCTAGCCTGGTTGCCAGCTCCACGCCCGCCATGATCAAAATGGAAGTGAACGGGCACAGCAAGGCTGTCGCGCTGGGCGAGGGCCCGCCGCTACCGGCTGCCGTCCAGGTGCCCGCCGGGCCGCAGACAGTGATGAGCCCCGGGCTCGCCCCCATGCTGGCCCCGCCGCCACGCCGGACGCCCAAGCAGCACAACTGCCAGTCCTGCGGGAAGACCTTCTCCTCGGCCAGCGCACTGCAGATCCATGAGCGCACCCACACAGGGGAGAAGCCATTCGGCTGCACCATCTGCGGGAGGGCATTCACCACCAAGGGCAACCTCAAGGTAAGGGCACGGGTGCTTGCCCGCCGAGCTCGGGACGCTCTCCACCTCCCTAGGTACAGCAGGCGGGGCATCCACTGAGGTCCCAGCTGGGCTAAGATGCTGGGGCACCCACGCAAGACAGCACTGTACATGCCTGTGTGGTGTGGGTGCATGTGTGGGTGAGTGCGTGCATGTGTAGTGTATGTGCACGTGAGCACGTGagttgtgtgtgcacatgtagaGTGTGCatgtattttgtgtgtggtgGCATGTGCATTGTGTcagtgtgcacatgcacatgtgtagTGTGTGCAGTCTATGCTCATGTGTTCAAATGCACATGCattcatatgtgtatgtgtgcgctCACCAAGGTGTGCGTGCCATCCACATGGAGTGAGAGGCTCACCTTCCCATGCAGGCCTAGCCTTCCCTCAAGGGGCTTGTGCCGCTTTGGTGGCCGTGGCAGCCTGTTGGGGATGACACACACTTGCTCCAGGGTGGGcaggcccagggccagggctGTCTTGAATTTTGCGGAACACTGATAATAAGATAAACTGGGCCATTAAACGCTTGCACGTGATAGGAATAATGCAAATCCTGCCTGGGGGCCAGAGGTTGGTCCTGTGGTGTTTTGTCCACGTGGCGTTTGTGAGAAGCTTCCCAGCAGAGGGACACAGCACGGCAGTGTGCTCGTGCTTAAGGTTCCAGCCATGCTGCCCGTTTCCCTAAAGGTGGAGTGTGTGAAGGATGCTGGATGA contains:
- the SALL3 gene encoding sal-like protein 3 isoform X2 yields the protein MSRRKQAKPQHLKSDEELPPPDGAPEHAVPGEGADEGDSGNEGRSGSEETNVCEKCCAEFFKWTDFLEHKKSCPKNPLVLIVSEDEPAPPSEEFPEPSPASSPSDQTESEAAEEAAPQENSEGVDVRAPEKEEEPMEAEPSGDKSFHSPGPSHTGKPPLPQIPEVAPVAAYSMPNTNVTLETLLSTKVAVAQFSQNARAAGSVGSSSGVAAVAIPMILEQLMALQQQQIHQLQLIEQIRSQVAMMNRQPLRPPLNPGAASGAQNAPVPASSQLQGLATHSALQLAAGAPSVPTAPGPAAQPVAYEGPQHLSQPASGTSTPHMPGGGPSIPESSGPASSSTAPASTAPASVAGASSSSSQPQNASTPPALGPGPLLSSAPSLPNPLLPQTTASSVIFPNPLVSIAATANALDPLSALMKHRKGKPPNVSVFEPKASAEDPFFKHKCRFCAKVFGSDSALQIHLRSHTGERPFKCNICGNRFSTKGNLKVHFQRHKEKYPHIQMNPYPVPEYLDNVPTCSGIPYGMSLPPEKPVTTWLDSKPVLPTVPTSVGLQLPPTIPGVSNYADSPSLTPASRSPQRPSPASSECTSLSPGLNSSEPGVPVTAESPQPVLGGSSLTKIEPMSLPCANARAGDVPASGQVSTASTSATTALTDSSISTGLCSPVLPATSDQFKAKFPFGGLLDSMQTSETSKLQQLVENIDKKMTDPNQCVICHRVLSCQSALKMHYRTHTGERPFKCKICGRAFTTKGNLKTHFGVHRAKPPLRVQHSCPICQKKFTNAVVLQQHIRMHMGGQIPNTPLPEGFQDAMDAELPYDEKAAEALSGYDDDMDENSMEEDVELKDAAGDPSKPLPSFSGSCPPSPPSVISSIAALENQMKMIDSVMSCPQLTTLKSMENGSGESDHLSNDSSSAVGDLESRSAGSPALSESSSSMQALSPVNSNSESLQSKSPGLSNQEEPQEIPLKTERPDSPPPAPENGGALDLTAAHPGRPAVKEEAPFSLLFLSRERGPSQSTPSLVASSTPAMIKMEVNGHSKAVALGEGPPLPAAVQVPAGPQTVMSPGLAPMLAPPPRRTPKQHNCQSCGKTFSSASALQIHERTHTGEKPFGCTICGRAFTTKGNLKVHMGTHMWNNAPARRGRRLSVENPMALLGGDALKFSEMFQKDLAARAMNVDPSFWNQYAAAITNGLAMKNNEISVIQNGGIPQLPVSLGGSALPSLGSLTAGMDKARTGSSPPIVGLDKANSDTGTSRPFTRFIEDNKEIGIN
- the SALL3 gene encoding sal-like protein 3 isoform X1; translation: MSRRKQAKPQHLKSDEELPPPDGAPEHAVPGEGADEGDSGNEGRSGSEETNVCEKCCAEFFKWTDFLEHKKSCPKNPLVLIVSEDEPAPPSEEFPEPSPASSPSDQTESEAAEEAAPQENSEGVDVRAPEKEEEPMEAEPSGDKSFHSPGPSHTGKPPLPQIPEVAPVAAYSMPNTNVTLETLLSTKVAVAQFSQNARAAGSVGSSSGVAAVAIPMILEQLMALQQQQIHQLQLIEQIRSQVAMMNRQPLRPPLNPGAASGAQNAPVPASSQLQGLATHSALQLAAGAPSVPTAPGPAAQPVAYEGPQHLSQPASGTSTPHMPGGGPSIPESSGPASSSTAPASTAPASVAGASSSSSQPQNASTPPALGPGPLLSSAPSLPNPLLPQTTASSVIFPNPLVSIAATANALDPLSALMKHRKGKPPNVSVFEPKASAEDPFFKHKCRFCAKVFGSDSALQIHLRSHTGERPFKCNICGNRFSTKGNLKVHFQRHKEKYPHIQMNPYPVPEYLDNVPTCSGIPYGMSLPPEKPVTTWLDSKPVLPTVPTSVGLQLPPTIPGVSNYADSPSLTPASRSPQRPSPASSECTSLSPGLNSSEPGVPVTAESPQPVLGGSSLTKIEPMSLPCANARAGDVPASGQVSTASTSATTALTDSSISTGLCSPVLPATSDQFKAKFPFGGLLDSMQTSETSKLQQLVENIDKKMTDPNQCVICHRVLSCQSALKMHYRTHTGERPFKCKICGRAFTTKGNLKTHFGVHRAKPPLRVQHSCPICQKKFTNAVVLQQHIRMHMGGQIPNTPLPEGFQDAMDAELPYDEKAAEALSGYDDDMDENSMEEDVELKDAAGDPSKPLPSFSGSCPPSPPSVISSIAALENQMKMIDSVMSCPQLTTLKSMENGSGESDHLSNDSSSAVGDLESRSAGSPALSESSSSMQALSPVNSNSESLQSKSPGLSNQEEPQEIPLKTERPDSPPPAPENGGALDLTAAHPGRPAVKEEAPFSLLFLSRERGKCDSAVCRVCAKPFACRSALEIHHRSHTKERPFVCAVCRRGCSTMGNLKQHLLTHKLKELPSQLLDPNFALGPSQSTPSLVASSTPAMIKMEVNGHSKAVALGEGPPLPAAVQVPAGPQTVMSPGLAPMLAPPPRRTPKQHNCQSCGKTFSSASALQIHERTHTGEKPFGCTICGRAFTTKGNLKVHMGTHMWNNAPARRGRRLSVENPMALLGGDALKFSEMFQKDLAARAMNVDPSFWNQYAAAITNGLAMKNNEISVIQNGGIPQLPVSLGGSALPSLGSLTAGMDKARTGSSPPIVGLDKANSDTGTSRPFTRFIEDNKEIGIN